A section of the Triticum dicoccoides isolate Atlit2015 ecotype Zavitan chromosome 7A, WEW_v2.0, whole genome shotgun sequence genome encodes:
- the LOC119333654 gene encoding probable glucomannan 4-beta-mannosyltransferase 9, with product MSTLPGVWQIAAAWEQVRGPVIVPLLRASVLLCLAMSAMLFAEKVYMAVVVLAVRLLGRRPERQWKWEPVGEDDPELGSAAYPMVLVQIPMYNEREVYQLSIGAACGLSWPSDRIVVQVLDDSTDPVIKELVQVECRRWARKGVNIKYEIRDNRRGYKAGALKEGMKHGYVKDCDLVAIFDADFQPEPDFLWRAVPFLVHNPDIALVQARWKFVNADECLMTRMQEMSLDYHFRVEQEVGSSTYAFFGFNGTAGVWRISALNEAGGWKDRTTVEDMDLAVRASLKGWKFVYLGDLKVKNELPSTFKAFRYQQHRWSCGPANLFRKMVMEIIRNKKVTLWKKIHVVYSFFLVRKVVAHIVTFVFYCLVIPATVLVPEVEVPKWGCVYIPTIITLLNAVGTPRSVHLVVFWVLFENVMSLHRAKATFIGLLEAGTVNEWVVTEKLGDTLKAKMPSKALKKLRMRIGERLHLWELGVAAYLFLCGCYDISFGNNRYFIFLFMQSIAFFIVGVGYVGTFVAQ from the exons ATGAGTACGCTACCAGGGGTGTGGCAGATCGCGGCGGCGTGGGAGCAGGTCCGCGGCCCGGTGATCGTGCCGCTGCTGCGCGCGTCCGTGCTGCTCTGCCTCGCCATGTCCGCGATGCTGTTCGCGGAGAAGGTGTACATGGCCGTGGTCGTGCTCGCGGTGCGGCTgctcggccgccgccccgagcggcAGTGGAAGTGGGAGCCCGTGGGCGAAGACGACCCCGAGCTCGGCAGCGCCGCCTACCCcatggtcctcgtccagatccccatGTACAACGAGCGCGAG GTGTACCAGTTGTCGATCGGTGCCGCGTGCGGGCTCTCCTGGCCGTCCGATCGGATCGTCGTCCAGGTGCTCGACGACTCCACAGATCCCGTCATCAAG GAGCTGGTGCAGGTGGAGTGCCGGCGCTGGGCGAGGAAGGGcgtgaacatcaagtacgagatccGGGACAACAGGCGCGGGTACAAGGCCGGCGCGCTCAAGGAAGGCATGAAGCATGGCTACGTCAAGGACTGTGACTTGGTGGCCATCTTCGACGCCGACTTCCAGCCGGAGCCCGACTTCCTGTGgcgcgccgtccccttccttgtCCACAACCCCGACATCGCCCTCGTCCAGGCTCGCTGGAAATTCG TGAATGCAGATGAATGCTTGATGACAAGGATGCAGGAGATGTCCTTGGACTATCACTTTAGGGTGGAGCAAGAAGTGGGCTCCTCGACTTATGCCTTCTTTGGATTCAATG GAACTGCTGGTGTGTGGCGCATATCTGCTCTGAACGAGGCAGGTGGTTGGAAGGACCGAACCACAGTTGAAGACATGGACCTGGCAGTCCGAGCCAGTCTCAAGGGATGGAAGTTTGTGTATCTTGGTGATCTCAAG GTAAAAAATGAGCTCCCAAGTACGTTCAAAGCATTTCGGTACCAGCAACATAGATGGTCGTGCGGGCCAGCAAATCTGTTCAGGAAAATGGTGATGGAGATCATCAGAAATAAG AAAGTGACTCTTTGGAAGAAAATCCATGTCGTCTACAGTTTCTTCTTGGTGCGCAAGGTTGTTGCGCACATTGTGACCTTCGTGTTCTACTGCCTTGTTATCCCGGCCACGGTCTTAGTTCCCGAGGTTGAGGTACCAAAGTGGGGTTGCGTATATATTCCAACTATTATCACCCTTCTCAATGCTGTTGGGACTCCAAG GTCTGTTCACTTAGTTGTCTTTTGGGTACTATTTGAGAATGTCATGTCATTACATAGAGCAAAGGCCACCTTCATCGGTCTATTGGAAGCAGGGACGGTGAATGAATGGGTGGTAACGGAAAAGCTTGGTGACACTCTGAAGGCTAAAATGCCAAGTAAAGCTTTGAAAAAACTGAGGATGAGGATAGGAGAAAG GTTGCATCTTTGGGAGCTTGGTGTTGCAGCCTACCTCTTCCTTTGCGGGTGCTACGACATATCATTTGGGAACAATCGTTACTTCATCTTTCTCTTTATGCAATCCATTGCATTCTTCATCGTCGGTGTGGGCTATGTCGGGACATTTGTTGCACAGTGA